The Erigeron canadensis isolate Cc75 chromosome 4, C_canadensis_v1, whole genome shotgun sequence genome window below encodes:
- the LOC122597315 gene encoding uncharacterized protein LOC122597315 yields MNNQFHSSLSTYTRPDLFPTGDDDEELFGIMAECVDLVEQGESSRPYIPRNIVERDRYGADERLMAAYFNENPKYSLKSFKRRFRMSRPMFMRIVNDIISYPSRNPSPVPLHFKRMQDKQLDARGKPGFSTIQKCVCAIRQLAYGYNPDSLDEYFTDGDEYLRRPTPKDIQHLYARHEELHGFPDMLGSIDCMHWP; encoded by the exons ATGAACAACCAGTTTCATTCAAGTTTATCAACGTACACGAGACCCGATTTATTTCCTACGGGAGACGATGATGAAGAGCTTTTTGGTATTATGGCCGAATGTGTTGATTTGgttgaacaaggtgaatcatCAAGACCATACATACCCCGTAACATCGTCGAAAGAGATCGATATGGTGCTGACGAGCGCCTAATGGCAGCTTACTTTAACGAAAACCCAAAGTATTCGTTGAAGAGCTTTAAGCGACGATTTCGTATGTCTAGACCTATGTTCATGCGCATTGTCAACGACATAATATCATACCCATCTCGCAATCCAAGTCCTGTGCCTTTGCATTTTAAAagaatgcaagacaagcagcTTGATGCCCGAGGAAAGCCTGGTTTCAGCACCATCCAAAAGTGTGTATGCGCCATACGTCAATTGGCGTATGGCTACAATCCCGACTCGCTTGACGAGTATTTCACAGATGG GGATGAATACTTGCGTAGACCAACACCGAAGGACATACAACACTTGTACGCTCGACATGAAGAGCTTCATGGCTTCCCAGACATGCTTGGAAGCATTGATTGCATGCACTGGCCTTGA
- the LOC122597314 gene encoding uncharacterized protein LOC122597314 yields the protein MLEAVASYDRWIWHAFFGTTGSNNDINVQNQSPLFREIIEDRAPDSSFTVNGTHYKKDEKRKKFKKFQESARKDVERAFGGLQNSWHILTQPARSKSVNRITRTMYACVILHNMKVEDAGYAISSLEDGDDIDPIVLPERTFEERIALHQHTGKELRDRTVHHALRHDLTEHVWRLPA from the exons ATGCTTGAAGCAGTAGCTTCATACGATAGGTGGATCTGGCATGCTTTTTTCGGCACAACTGGTTCGAACAACGATATAAATGTTCAGAACCAGTCGCCTTTATTTAGGGAAATCATTGAAGATCGTGCACCAGATAGCTCGTTCACTGTTAATGGCACtcactacaaaaagg ATGAGAAgcgaaaaaaatttaaaaagtttcaagaaaGTGCCCGGAAGGATGTCGAGCGTGCCTTTGGAGGGCTTCAAAACTCATGGCACATTCTAACCCAACCAGCAAGATCAAAAAGCGTGAATCGGATCACTCGAACAATGTACGCATGTGTTATATTGCATAACATGAAGGTTGAAGACGCGGGGTACGCCATAAGCTCACTTGAGGATGGAGACGACATTGATCCAATCGTTTTACCGGAGCGTACGTTCGAGGAAAGGATTGCACTTCACCAACATACCGGCAAGGAGCTTCGAGATCGCACTGTGCATCATGCTCTTCGTCATGATCTTACGGAGCATGTATGGCGCCTCCCAGCttaa